Proteins encoded by one window of Paroedura picta isolate Pp20150507F chromosome 9, Ppicta_v3.0, whole genome shotgun sequence:
- the LOC143844386 gene encoding proto-oncogene Mas-like isoform X2, with amino-acid sequence MANASSIAPPVSGKENTHALNESLLDLVPLYSATVEFNDTGYYDDWPVYAQTMGSLTVLSSLCGLVGNGTVIWLLSFCIKRNPFTTYILNLAIADLGTLLCLSLRIITYYTHVHVSLLFLEAFLCFTYSASLYFLTAISHERCLSVLFPIWYRCHRPGRSSAVVSCLLWIITGLLSGTLYLLYDDMSFKSYMNVLNTVFIVNLLVFTPVMIASTLIMSITICCSSQRRQPPRLYITLSVTVLLFIIFAVPLSAMYFVLLNTDLFPALGYECSHLLASFNSSINPIIYYFAGRKKKKGGEPLNVVLKRAFRDEAMGQGGA; translated from the coding sequence ATGGCGAATGCAAGCTCCATCGCACCTCCAGTCAGTGGAAAGGAGAacactcatgccttgaatgaatctttgttggacttagtGCCCCTGTACTCTGCTACTGTTGAATTCAACGACACAGGCTATTATGATGATTGGCCAGTGTATGCACAGACCATGGGGTCATTAACTGTCCTCTCCAGCTTGTGTGGACTGGTGGGGAACGGCACGGTCATCTGGCTTCTCAGCTTCTGCATTAAGAGGAACCCATTCACCACATATATCTTGAACTTGGCCATTGCTGACTTGGGCACCCTTTTGTGTTTGTCTCTTCGAATTATCACTTATTACACACATGTTCATGTTTCACTTCTCTTTCTGGAAGCATTCCTTTGCTTCACATACAGTGCAAGCTTGTACTTCCTGACAGCCATCAGCCACGAGAGATGTCTCTCTGTCCTGTTTCCGATCTGGTATCGATGCCATCGACCGGGGAGGTCTTCTGCTGTGGTCTCCTGCCTTCTCTGGATCATCACGGGCTTACTTTCTGGAACGTTATATTTGTTGTATGATGATATGTCCTTTAAAAGTTATATGAATGTTCTGAACACTGTTTTCATTGTCAACCTCCTAGTTTTCACTCCCGTCATGATTGCTTCCACCCTGATAATGTCCATCACGATCTGCTGTAGCTCCCAGAGACGTCAACCTCCCAGGCTTTATATCACCCTTTCAGTGACAGTTCTGCTCTTCATCATCTTTGCTGTCCCATTAAGTGCTATGTATTTTGTTCTTCTGAACACTGACCTTTTTCCTGCCCTTGGGTATGAATGTTCTCACCTCTTGGCCTCTTTTAACAGCAGCATCAACCCCATCATCTACTACTTTgctgggagaaagaagaaaaaaggcggAGAGCCCTTGAACGTTGTGCTGAAAAGAGCATTCAGGGATGAAGCAATGGGTCAAGGTGGGGCTTAA
- the LOC143844386 gene encoding mas-related G-protein coupled receptor member H-like isoform X1 produces MCLRRCHHHFCCLLWKAMLRSTSQNASQPESMEHQNDVISKLKNILEHCLWDRKAYQIPAYPTINEHTDVQLNRVDSPPSAIFGSLTHSIICSFTLVFCLFGLAGNGTVIWLLGFHLKRNRFTTYILNLAVVDLGVLFSLLNVIIVGAIVFLYKDCQASLVLLTFLELFFFMYSVSQFLLAAISIDRCASVLFPLWHRCRRPSKLSSVVCALIWGLFFLLSAAHFSLYLTQNSENSHRLYQLLIHALLCTLLMLLSALILLIKVCCKSNQHQRGKLLTSILIVLLVFLFLAFPLDISYIFTYYHGLHPSLIGMGFLCTSLNSSVNPVIYFLVGRKRKGKSRVSVKVALQVVLKGEGDNMEEQMSTGLQTDLQ; encoded by the exons ATGTGTTTAAGGAG GTGTCACCATCATTTCTGCTGTTTGCTGTGGAAAGCCATGCTGAG GAGTACATCTCAAAATGCCAGCCAACCTGAATCTATGGAGCATCAAAATGATGTGATATCCAAGCTGAAAAATATACTTGAGCATTGCCTTTGGGATCGCAAAGCCTACCAGATACCTGCATATCCCACCATCAATGAACATACTGATGTTCAACTCAATCGAGTGGATAGCCCCCCTTCTGCAATCTTTGGCAGTTTAACACACAGTATTATCTGCAGCTTCACTCTTGTTTTCTGCTTGTTTGGACTTGCGGGGAACGGAACCGTCATCTGGCTTCTGGGCTTCCACTTGAAGAGGAACCGTTTCACCACCTACATTCTGAACTTGGCTGTGGTGGATTTGGGTGTCCTCTTCTCTTTACTTAACGTTATTATCGTTGGGGCTATAGTCTTTTTGTATAAGGACTGCCAGGCCTCATTGGTGCTGTTAACATTTCTGGAGTTGTTTTTCTTCATGTATTCAGTTAGTCagtttctcctggcagccattagCATTGACAGGTGCGCGTCCGTGCTTTTCCCTCTGTGGCATCGTTGCCGCCGTCCGTCAAAATTGTCCTCCGTTGTGTGTGCTCTAATATGGGGCCTTTTCTTTCTCCTCAGTGCTGCTCACTTCTCTCTCTACCTGACTCAGAACTCTGAGAACTCTCACCGCCTTTACCAGCTCCTGATCCATGCCCTCCTTTGCACTCTGCTCATGCTCCTGTCTGCCCTGATCCTACTCATCAAAGTCTGCTGCAAATCAAATCAGCACCAGCGCGGGAAGCTTCTCACATCCATCTTGATCGTGCTCCTTGTCTTCCTTTTCCTGGCTTTCCCACTGGACATCAGTTACATCTTCACTTACTACCATGGTCTGCATCCCAGTCTTATAGGGATGGGTTTTTTATGCACCTCTCTAAACAGCAGTGTCAACCCTGTGATTTATTTCCTAGttgggaggaagaggaaagggaaatccaGGGTCTCTGTGAAGGTTGCACTCCAGGTGGTTTTGAAAGGTGAGGGAGATAATATGGAAGAACAGATGTCCACTGGTCTTCAAACTGATTTGCAATGA
- the LOC143844978 gene encoding proto-oncogene Mas-like, which yields MGGVSGNSNNSNFPNHCFSNFNYNFAEYILRYNPDSAGKDIIIDVLFSIVLVISFFGVMENGIVIWFLGFRIKRNPFMTYILNLAVADFGVLQSAMFYSIARYFLNICIFFSYVHLLALNLLFFLSLFMSCASQSLLTALSIDRCVAVFFPLWYRCKRPRHLSTIVCALMWVHSLLCTIIIILLYLLSNVTPATEQYWIMVNASLYLSVTSLVLVSLLVKVCLKAQQRQRGRILTIVLLALFFFLLFVLPCDVISILYILYDHPEYIHWGIFLLACLNSSVNPVIYFLVGRQWKSRRRENMKMILQKVFKEEEDCSEETEGETQE from the coding sequence ATGGGTGGAGTCTCAGGAAATTCTAATAACTCTAATTTTCCTAACCATTGTTTCTCAAATTTCAATTATAACTTTGCAGAGTATATTCTACGGTATAATCCCGATTCTGCAGGTAAAGATATCATTATAGATGTTCTTTTTAGCATTGTGTTAGTAATCTCCTTTTTTGGAGTCATGGAGAATGGAATTGTCATCTGGTTTCTTGGCTTCCGCATTAAGAGGAATCCTTTCATGACCTACATCCtgaacctggctgtggctgatTTCGGGGTCCTCCAATCAGCTATGTTTTATAGCATAGCTAGATATTTCTTAAacatatgtatttttttttcttatgttcaTTTGTTGGCTCTAAATCTGTTATTTTTCCTGTCCCTATTTATGTCCTGTGCCAGTCAATCTCTCCTGACTGCTCTCAGTATTGACAGGTGTGTGGCCGTCTTCTTCCCCCTTTGGTATAGATGCAAGAGGCCTCGGCATTTGTCCACCATCGTATGTGCACTAATGTGGGTTCACTCCCTCTTGTGTACTATAATAATCATCCTTCTCTATCTTCTCTCAAATGTTACACCAGCAACTGAACAATACTGGATTATGGTGAATGCCTCGCTTTACCTCTCTGTCACGTCTCTTGTCCTTGTGTCCCTGTTAGTCAAAGTCTGTTTGAAAGCACAACAGCGTCAGAGGGGGAGAATTTTGACCATTGTTTTGCTGgcccttttctttttcctcctttttgttcttccatgtgatgtcatttctatcCTCTATATACTATATGATCATCCAGAATACATACATTGGGGTATATTTCTATTAGCCTGTTTAAACAGCAGTGTAAACCCAGTCATTTATTTCCTGGTTGGGAGACAATGGAAGTCTAGACGTAGGGAGAACATGAAGATGATCCTGCAGAAGGTCTTCAAGGAGGAAGAAGACTGTTCTGAGGAAACCGAAGGGGAAACCCAGGAATGA
- the LOC143844979 gene encoding LOW QUALITY PROTEIN: mas-related G-protein coupled receptor member A6-like (The sequence of the model RefSeq protein was modified relative to this genomic sequence to represent the inferred CDS: deleted 1 base in 1 codon; substituted 1 base at 1 genomic stop codon) has translation MGNRVVIWLLGFRIKRNPFMTYILNLAVADFGVLQSAVSGDHFLALNLLFFLLLFMYSASQCLLMAISIDRCVAVFFPIWQRCKRPWHLSTIVCALIWVFSLLLTIITIILVFTQMXHEKAKQYWIIANALICLPIMSLATVSLFVKLCLKAQQHRRGRILTIVLLALFFFLLFVFPCNAMFTLHIQHYYKEYVHWGSILLACLNSSVNPVIYLLIGRQWKSTRRETMKMILQKVFKEEEGYAQETPVETQTVPDILWNPTTVTGRKAGTTAGLFCSPGPKQSSRLDRLTSGGEHVGGEGHLSSISEGQAKVHNMDFGQVLSSNGRGLPEKGGQGGFTAALPLFFHTFCPVPLE, from the exons ATGGGGAACAGAGTTGTCATCTGGCTTCTCGGCTTCCGCATTAAGAGGAATCCTTTCATGACCTACATCCtgaacctggctgtggctgatTTCGGGGTCCTCCAATCAGCT gttTCTGGTGACCATTTTTTGGCTCTAAATCTGTTATTCTTCCTGCTCCTATTTATGTACAGTGCCAGTCAATGTCTCCTGATGGCTATCAGCATTGACAGGTGTGTGGCTGTCTTCTTCCCAATTTGGCAACGTTGCAAACGGCCTTGGCATTTGTCCACCATTGTATGTGCACTAATCTGGGTATTCTCCCTCTTGCTTACTATAATTACCATCATCCTC GTTTTCACCCAAATGTAACACGAAAAAGCTAAACAATACTGGATTATAGCAAATGCCTTGATTTGCCTCCCCATCATGTCTCTTGCCACTGTGTCCCTGTTTGTCAAATTATGTTTGAAAGCACAACAACATCGGAGGGGGAGGATTTTGACTATTGTTTTGCtggcccttttcttcttcctcctctttgttTTTCCATGTAATGCCATGTTCACCTTACATATCCAGCATTATTATAAAGAATACGTACATTGGGGTTCCATTCTATTAGCCTGTTTAAACAGCAGTGTAAATCCAGTCATCTACTTACTGATTGGGAGACAATGGAAGTCTACACGTAGGGAGACCATGAAGATGATCCTCCAGAAGGTTTTTAAGGAGGAAGAAGGATATGCTCAGGAAACCCCAGTTGAAACCCAG ACAGTCCCTGACATCCTGTGGAATCCCACCACTGTAACTGGGAGGAAAGCTGGAACTACAGCAGGGCTTTTTT GCTCACCAGGGCCCAAGCAGTCCAGCAGACTTGATCGTCTTACCAGTGGAGGAGAACATGTTGGAGGTGAGGGTCACCTCAGCAGCATCAGTGAAGGTCAAGCCAAGGTTCACAATATGGACTTTGGACAGGTCCTGAGCTCCAATGGCAGGGGCCTCCCTGAGAAAGGAGGTCAAGGTGGCTTCACAGCAG CCCTGCCCCTCTTTTTCCACACCTTTTGTCCTGTGCCTCTAGAATAG